From one Basilea psittacipulmonis DSM 24701 genomic stretch:
- a CDS encoding cation:proton antiporter: protein MDTSLLFFAFALVLALACFIPSLSGKLRLPYTVVLSSVGCLIGLVARSGWFNHVPVVGEILSALYTMHISSEMLLTVFLPILLFESSMAMNLRKVMNDFGPIMVMAILAVFLTTAFVGAILSLFSTYGLIVCLLLGSIVATTDPVAVLGIFKEVGAPRRLITLLEGESLLNDAAALAMFSVLIATLGMGVDHLSLFSISKHFLYSFLMGALFGSVMGLATCWAFKVIRGFPAAEITLTLCAAYVTYIVGEDYFGVSGVVATVLCGLVVGNQGRTSISPQTYNQLKETWGQYGFFANSFIFLLAAMMIPQLVLGMTWADVGYTIILYIAVMLARAITVFGVLPLMHKLGLANKISSTYKTVISWGGLRGALSLALALSVTEHFGIPSEVKHFLTGATTLFVLSTLFINGLTLRPLIKYFRLSELSPLEVQLRDQALIVALDDSGSRTKEIAKTLELDDQTQAVVAQKFKDSIQKMREQTDFSSLDKEDQIAIGLGILSKREENHFMEMFSGQVIQPKVAQILVNDAERLSDAIVSGGRRGYVKALRNDLRYTFAYRVAWWLQTHFRIKYFLSLILALRLVRLLGKHGVIMALIQYCEKDLKVLLGEEIAMAVSRIQQARLQAVDDAVMALELTYPEYVRNMRVHFLGRVARSMEKQSYKEMVDQSIVTPEIYTELISDADKRWEDLVDIPPLDVSLSTKELMVNVPFFEGLDEQGMKEVRKMLKPVFAMPNQMIFTRSKYMGSLYFIASGAVSMTLADDTKAELGTGQMFGEMILLRRQDVYVNVRSLSYTRLLTLTRRELRQLMKKYPTIKEKVDEVLEERLYALQVWEKYKKHEEIE from the coding sequence ATGGATACTTCTCTTTTGTTTTTTGCGTTTGCACTGGTATTAGCGCTAGCGTGTTTTATTCCTTCTTTGTCTGGAAAACTGAGATTGCCTTATACCGTGGTATTGTCTTCGGTAGGGTGCCTGATTGGCTTAGTGGCTCGTAGTGGCTGGTTTAATCATGTGCCGGTGGTTGGTGAAATTCTATCAGCCTTATATACGATGCATATTTCATCAGAAATGTTGCTGACCGTTTTTCTGCCTATTTTACTGTTTGAAAGTAGTATGGCGATGAATTTGCGCAAAGTGATGAATGACTTTGGCCCCATTATGGTTATGGCGATTTTGGCAGTCTTTCTCACGACAGCGTTTGTAGGGGCGATTTTATCGTTATTCTCTACTTATGGTCTTATCGTTTGTTTACTATTAGGCTCAATCGTGGCAACGACCGACCCTGTTGCGGTACTGGGTATTTTTAAAGAAGTCGGGGCTCCTAGACGGCTGATTACCTTGTTAGAGGGGGAGTCTTTGTTAAATGACGCGGCCGCCTTAGCGATGTTCTCCGTGTTGATTGCCACCTTGGGGATGGGGGTGGATCATTTAAGTTTATTCTCTATCTCCAAACATTTCTTGTATAGCTTCTTGATGGGAGCGTTATTCGGCAGTGTGATGGGCTTAGCGACTTGCTGGGCGTTTAAAGTAATTCGAGGGTTTCCTGCTGCAGAAATTACCTTAACCTTATGTGCGGCTTATGTGACGTATATTGTGGGGGAAGATTATTTTGGTGTATCAGGCGTAGTCGCTACGGTATTGTGTGGGTTAGTGGTCGGTAACCAGGGGCGTACAAGCATTAGTCCACAAACCTATAATCAGCTCAAAGAGACATGGGGGCAATACGGCTTTTTTGCCAACTCATTTATTTTCTTATTGGCCGCTATGATGATTCCCCAATTAGTGCTAGGCATGACGTGGGCGGATGTGGGCTACACCATTATTTTGTATATTGCGGTGATGTTGGCACGTGCCATTACCGTTTTTGGCGTGTTACCTTTGATGCACAAATTAGGGTTGGCTAATAAAATCTCATCTACTTATAAAACCGTGATCTCGTGGGGTGGTCTGAGAGGGGCTTTATCCCTTGCTTTGGCCTTGTCGGTTACAGAACATTTTGGCATCCCCTCAGAAGTGAAGCATTTTCTAACAGGTGCGACGACCTTGTTTGTCTTGTCAACGTTATTTATTAATGGCTTGACCTTGCGTCCTTTGATTAAATATTTTAGATTAAGTGAGCTTAGCCCGTTGGAGGTGCAGTTACGCGATCAAGCTTTGATCGTTGCTTTGGATGATAGTGGTTCAAGAACAAAAGAGATTGCCAAAACGCTGGAATTGGACGACCAAACACAAGCAGTGGTCGCACAAAAATTTAAAGATAGTATCCAGAAAATGCGGGAACAAACGGACTTTTCATCATTGGACAAAGAAGACCAGATCGCGATTGGTTTGGGTATTTTGTCCAAACGTGAAGAGAATCACTTTATGGAGATGTTTAGCGGACAAGTGATTCAGCCAAAAGTGGCTCAAATACTTGTCAATGATGCTGAACGTCTATCTGATGCCATCGTCTCTGGCGGTCGTCGAGGCTATGTTAAAGCGTTAAGAAATGATTTGCGATATACCTTTGCTTATCGTGTGGCATGGTGGTTGCAAACGCACTTTAGAATTAAGTATTTTTTATCGTTGATTTTGGCCTTGAGATTGGTGCGGTTGTTGGGCAAACACGGTGTGATCATGGCGTTAATCCAATACTGCGAAAAAGATCTTAAAGTATTGTTAGGTGAAGAAATTGCAATGGCCGTCAGTCGCATTCAACAAGCTAGACTTCAAGCGGTTGATGATGCTGTGATGGCATTGGAACTGACTTATCCAGAATATGTGAGAAATATGCGTGTGCATTTTCTAGGTCGTGTGGCACGTTCGATGGAAAAACAAAGTTATAAAGAGATGGTGGATCAATCGATTGTGACACCAGAAATTTATACGGAACTGATTTCGGACGCGGACAAAAGATGGGAAGATTTGGTTGATATTCCTCCATTAGACGTTTCTTTGAGTACGAAAGAATTGATGGTGAATGTGCCTTTCTTTGAGGGGTTGGATGAACAGGGAATGAAAGAGGTGAGAAAGATGCTCAAACCTGTTTTTGCCATGCCTAACCAAATGATCTTTACACGTTCAAAATACATGGGATCGCTTTATTTTATCGCATCAGGTGCGGTTTCGATGACCTTGGCTGATGATACAAAAGCAGAATTGGGGACGGGGCAGATGTTTGGCGAGATGATTTTATTACGTCGTCAAGATGTCTATGTGAATGTGCGTTCGCTTAGCTATACACGATTGTTAACATTGACGCGTCGTGAGTTAAGACAGCTGATGAAAAAGTATCCAACGATTAAAGAAAAAGTGGATGAGGTGTTAGAAGAACGTTTGTATGCGTTGCAAGTTTGGGAAAAATACAAGAAACACGAAGAAATTGAATAA
- a CDS encoding methionine ABC transporter ATP-binding protein, translating to MIRIEHVTKSYTQNGQHYPAVNDVSLSIQKGEIFGLMGYSGAGKSTLLRLINLLERPDSGQVFMDNQELTALSEKDLRLARQKIGMIFQHFNLMHNWTIYDNIAYPLSIANVPKAQRHDRIMTCLDIVNLADKAQHYPAQLSGGQKQRIGIARALAGNPQVILADEPTSALDPLTTKNIVDCLRDVNQKLNITIIIVTHDLPVIRSLCSRAALLSSGRLIEIATVKDKEILATSEEGKLLVKDIL from the coding sequence ATGATTCGTATCGAACACGTGACTAAATCTTATACACAAAATGGACAACATTATCCCGCTGTCAACGATGTTTCCCTCTCCATCCAAAAAGGCGAAATTTTTGGTTTGATGGGGTATTCTGGGGCTGGAAAATCGACGCTTTTACGCCTGATTAATCTATTAGAACGTCCTGATTCGGGCCAAGTCTTTATGGACAACCAAGAACTCACCGCGTTATCCGAGAAAGATTTGCGTCTAGCTCGTCAAAAAATTGGCATGATTTTTCAACATTTCAATCTCATGCATAACTGGACCATTTACGACAATATCGCCTATCCATTGAGCATTGCTAATGTTCCCAAGGCCCAACGTCACGATAGAATTATGACGTGTCTGGATATCGTGAACTTGGCAGACAAAGCACAACATTACCCTGCCCAATTATCGGGTGGCCAAAAACAACGTATTGGCATTGCTCGTGCTTTAGCAGGCAATCCTCAAGTGATTTTAGCGGATGAACCCACCAGTGCTTTAGATCCCTTAACCACGAAAAACATCGTAGATTGTTTGCGTGATGTCAATCAAAAGTTAAACATTACGATTATTATCGTTACCCACGATCTCCCTGTTATTCGTTCACTTTGCTCACGTGCTGCCTTATTGTCTTCGGGCCGTTTGATCGAGATTGCAACGGTTAAAGATAAAGAAATTTTGGCCACTAGTGAAGAAGGAAAATTACTCGTTAAGGATATTCTATGA
- the rpoH gene encoding RNA polymerase sigma factor RpoH has product MSEKYSLTTPPNIGNLGDIDAYITAVNAIPMLSPEREYELATALHDHEDLDAARQLVLSHLRLVVSISRQYFGYGLPQADLIQEGNIGLMKAVKRFDPNRGVRLVSFAVHWIKAEINEYVVRNWRLIKIATTKAQRKLFFNLRSMRPDTYQSLTDENIQEIADTLNVRPEDVIEMEKRLNNNEVSLESQTDDDSTDNYAPIHYLPDEDVSDPVEAIEQEHRHDLQTNGLQYALNQLDERSRDIVSSRWLSADGQVPTLHDLAAKYHVSAERIRQIESAALKKMRQFLSTYEEQQYRPKLLGYQPSEKAS; this is encoded by the coding sequence ATGAGCGAAAAGTATTCTCTAACGACACCACCTAATATCGGCAATCTAGGCGATATTGATGCGTACATCACTGCGGTTAATGCCATTCCCATGCTTTCTCCTGAACGAGAGTATGAGTTAGCCACCGCTTTGCATGATCATGAAGATTTAGATGCGGCACGACAACTGGTTTTGTCACATCTACGTCTAGTCGTGTCTATTTCTCGACAATACTTTGGTTATGGCTTACCTCAAGCCGATCTCATCCAAGAAGGAAATATCGGCCTGATGAAAGCCGTTAAACGATTTGATCCTAACCGTGGCGTACGTTTAGTATCGTTTGCCGTACATTGGATCAAAGCTGAAATTAATGAATACGTTGTGCGTAACTGGCGACTCATTAAAATCGCCACCACGAAAGCCCAAAGAAAATTATTTTTTAACTTACGCAGTATGCGTCCTGATACCTATCAGAGCCTCACTGACGAAAACATTCAAGAGATCGCCGACACGCTAAACGTGCGTCCCGAAGATGTTATTGAGATGGAAAAACGTCTGAATAACAACGAGGTATCACTCGAAAGCCAAACGGATGACGATAGTACGGATAACTACGCACCTATCCATTATTTACCCGATGAGGATGTCAGCGATCCCGTTGAAGCCATTGAACAGGAACATCGTCACGATCTCCAAACCAACGGGCTTCAATATGCATTAAATCAACTTGACGAACGGTCTCGCGATATTGTTTCTTCTCGATGGCTGTCCGCAGACGGTCAGGTACCGACCTTACATGATTTGGCCGCAAAATATCACGTATCCGCCGAACGCATTCGTCAGATTGAATCCGCCGCTCTAAAGAAAATGCGCCAATTTCTCAGCACCTATGAGGAACAGCAATATCGCCCTAAATTATTAGGCTACCAACCCAGCGAAAAAGCATCTTAA
- a CDS encoding glutathione S-transferase family protein yields the protein MMKLYYLPGACSLVQHTLLEWSKAGYEAIHISRDALKQPAYLKLNPLGSVPCLEVGDFALTQNMAIAEFIHETFPQAKVWGSGDKWVRADARRWFAFCNNDLHRHFGSIFGAAKCIDGPEAQQLLAKKAKTIIMKLLAIAEDRLKQYPYLAKEKTAADVYLFVILRWVAVVGLSLERFPALTAFMARMQEDEGLNKAMKAEKLI from the coding sequence ATGATGAAACTATATTATTTGCCAGGTGCTTGCTCTTTAGTGCAACATACTTTGTTAGAGTGGTCAAAAGCCGGTTATGAAGCGATTCATATTAGTCGCGACGCTTTAAAACAGCCAGCGTATCTAAAATTAAATCCGTTGGGATCCGTGCCATGCTTGGAAGTAGGCGATTTTGCATTGACCCAAAATATGGCGATTGCTGAATTTATTCATGAAACGTTCCCTCAAGCAAAAGTATGGGGAAGTGGTGATAAATGGGTACGAGCGGATGCACGTCGTTGGTTTGCATTTTGTAATAATGATTTGCATCGTCATTTTGGAAGTATTTTTGGTGCAGCAAAATGTATTGATGGTCCAGAAGCTCAGCAATTACTAGCTAAAAAAGCCAAAACCATCATCATGAAATTGTTGGCGATTGCCGAAGATCGTTTAAAACAATACCCTTATTTGGCAAAAGAAAAAACAGCGGCGGATGTCTATTTGTTCGTGATTCTAAGATGGGTGGCCGTCGTCGGTTTGAGTTTAGAGCGTTTCCCAGCCTTGACTGCTTTTATGGCAAGAATGCAGGAAGATGAGGGCTTGAACAAGGCGATGAAAGCAGAGAAGTTGATTTAA
- the glmU gene encoding bifunctional UDP-N-acetylglucosamine diphosphorylase/glucosamine-1-phosphate N-acetyltransferase GlmU encodes MKLNIVILAAGMGKRMNSSKPKVLHTIAGKPMIQHVIDTARRLSPERIIIVVGHQADAIQEALAGQNDLFFASQSPQLGTGHAVLQAVPYLEESSDDIARLSDVTLILYGDVPLVQPDTLHALLNIRQDDLALLTENLSDPTGYGRIIRNGSGHIQRIVEQKDASPAEREINEVNTGMMAVNTRLLKKWLGQLTNDNAQGEYYLTDIIAMAVEEKHLIHSTQPQHGWETLGVNNRLQQAQLEHTWQREQARRVLNQGVALADPYHFNLRGELICGKDVFIDVGCLFEGKVELGDDVHIGPYCVIRSSKIASGTVIDAFSHIDEAEIGEHAKIGPYARLRPSTKIAHHAHVGNFTELKKTHLGPYSKANHLSYLGDAEIGEHVNIGAGTITCNYDGVNKFKTIIEDQAFIGSDTQLVAPVTVKAGSTIAAGTTVWKDTVADALTLNRKTQETNASWQRPKKQKK; translated from the coding sequence ATGAAACTAAATATTGTGATATTGGCCGCGGGCATGGGCAAACGCATGAATTCATCCAAGCCAAAAGTGCTACACACTATCGCTGGCAAACCCATGATTCAACACGTCATTGATACGGCAAGAAGATTGTCACCTGAACGCATCATCATTGTCGTGGGACATCAAGCAGATGCTATCCAAGAAGCCTTGGCTGGACAAAACGACTTGTTTTTTGCTTCCCAATCTCCCCAACTAGGTACAGGACATGCGGTTCTTCAGGCCGTTCCTTATTTGGAAGAAAGTAGTGATGATATTGCTCGCTTATCTGATGTCACGCTTATTTTGTATGGCGATGTGCCTTTGGTACAGCCTGACACATTACACGCATTACTGAACATTCGACAAGACGATCTTGCTTTATTAACCGAAAACCTTTCCGATCCGACTGGCTATGGACGTATTATTAGAAATGGTTCAGGTCACATCCAACGTATTGTCGAGCAAAAAGATGCCAGCCCTGCTGAACGCGAGATTAATGAAGTCAATACTGGCATGATGGCGGTCAACACGCGTTTACTAAAAAAATGGTTAGGTCAGCTCACTAATGATAATGCTCAAGGTGAATACTATCTAACCGATATTATCGCCATGGCGGTGGAAGAAAAACACCTCATCCACAGCACCCAACCTCAACATGGCTGGGAAACATTAGGGGTCAATAATCGCTTGCAACAAGCCCAGTTGGAACATACTTGGCAGCGTGAACAGGCCCGTCGCGTCTTAAATCAAGGGGTAGCCTTAGCCGATCCCTATCATTTCAATTTAAGAGGCGAGTTAATTTGTGGCAAAGATGTTTTTATCGATGTCGGCTGTTTATTTGAGGGCAAAGTTGAATTAGGTGATGATGTTCATATCGGTCCCTATTGTGTCATCCGTTCATCAAAAATCGCTTCTGGAACAGTGATTGACGCATTTAGTCATATAGACGAGGCTGAAATCGGTGAACACGCTAAAATCGGGCCTTACGCAAGACTAAGACCTAGTACAAAAATCGCTCATCACGCTCACGTTGGCAATTTTACCGAACTCAAGAAAACCCATTTAGGCCCTTATTCCAAAGCCAACCATCTATCTTACTTAGGAGATGCCGAGATTGGCGAACACGTAAACATCGGTGCGGGCACCATTACTTGTAATTACGATGGGGTCAACAAATTTAAAACCATTATCGAAGATCAAGCGTTTATCGGTTCAGACACCCAATTAGTCGCCCCTGTCACCGTTAAAGCAGGCTCAACCATTGCTGCAGGCACCACGGTTTGGAAAGATACGGTAGCTGACGCATTAACGCTCAATCGCAAAACACAAGAAACCAATGCCTCTTGGCAACGTCCAAAAAAACAAAAGAAATAA
- a CDS encoding NUDIX hydrolase, translating to MLLQDLFTKIYFEFQSLPTSNSKTLLFQGRPIGNITEQASQALCQANLARDQSTQLHLDYKNPHIWDEVALCLKEAHLLRGWRNEKVDIWDKEQSIGAIERTATRPLGLRTQAVHLHAITRSGYIWLGQRALTKSTDPGKWDTTAGGLVSYGESVKQALYRESWEEAGLPQNRIRQIGPVYNICRVHRRLPEGFQVEDMLVMKCFLADGVVPTNQDGEVSCFKAYTQNEVVQLIEAGQVSNEAALILLHDFLNEKHDRFLR from the coding sequence ATGCTATTACAAGACTTGTTTACGAAAATCTATTTTGAATTTCAATCACTACCTACCAGTAACAGCAAGACGTTACTATTTCAAGGAAGACCTATTGGAAACATTACTGAACAAGCAAGTCAGGCACTCTGCCAAGCGAACCTAGCTCGAGACCAATCTACCCAACTCCATCTTGATTATAAAAACCCGCATATCTGGGATGAAGTAGCGTTATGCCTAAAAGAAGCACATCTTTTACGTGGGTGGCGAAACGAAAAAGTCGATATTTGGGACAAAGAACAATCTATCGGAGCAATAGAACGCACTGCAACAAGACCTTTAGGCTTACGAACGCAAGCCGTTCATTTGCACGCGATCACAAGAAGTGGTTATATCTGGTTAGGGCAAAGGGCGTTGACCAAATCCACCGATCCTGGAAAATGGGACACCACTGCAGGTGGATTAGTCAGTTATGGCGAGTCTGTCAAACAAGCCTTATATCGTGAAAGCTGGGAAGAGGCAGGATTACCTCAAAATCGAATTCGACAAATCGGTCCTGTATATAATATATGTCGTGTTCATCGTCGCTTACCCGAGGGCTTTCAAGTTGAAGATATGTTAGTCATGAAATGTTTTCTGGCTGATGGCGTGGTACCCACCAATCAAGATGGCGAAGTTAGCTGTTTTAAGGCATATACCCAGAATGAGGTGGTTCAGTTAATCGAGGCGGGTCAAGTCTCTAATGAGGCGGCGTTGATTCTATTACATGACTTTTTAAATGAAAAACATGACCGTTTCTTGCGGTAA
- a CDS encoding methionine ABC transporter permease yields MNDLLTSFYQAFDVIAELKEDILLAFGETCLMVSIATLISVVFGTLMGMALFSWSHPRLAYQPSAYRVLNYIVNVMRALPFLVLTVIVGVPLSMLILGTSIGPLPASIPLGLSGAFFFARLVDNSLRSVSPGIIEAAVAMGAKNSSILFKVLLNEARARIARDITLLVISILSFSATVGIIGGGGLGDFVLRYGYYRYLTEVLVFIIIILIIIVTIIQAVGDFVAKRLDKH; encoded by the coding sequence ATGAACGACTTGTTAACTAGCTTTTATCAAGCATTTGACGTGATTGCCGAACTCAAAGAAGATATTCTTTTGGCTTTTGGTGAAACCTGTCTCATGGTATCCATCGCTACCCTTATTTCTGTCGTTTTCGGCACATTGATGGGCATGGCCTTGTTTTCTTGGAGCCACCCACGTTTAGCGTATCAACCGTCTGCTTACCGTGTTTTAAACTATATTGTCAATGTCATGAGAGCATTGCCTTTTCTTGTTTTAACAGTAATTGTAGGCGTTCCTTTGTCCATGTTGATACTTGGTACGTCCATCGGGCCATTACCTGCCTCCATCCCCTTAGGTTTATCTGGTGCGTTTTTCTTTGCACGCCTTGTGGACAACAGCCTAAGAAGCGTCTCGCCAGGTATTATCGAAGCAGCCGTTGCCATGGGGGCCAAAAACAGCAGTATTTTATTTAAGGTTTTGCTTAATGAAGCTCGTGCCAGAATCGCACGCGACATCACGTTACTGGTTATCAGCATTTTATCGTTCAGTGCCACTGTCGGTATTATCGGCGGAGGTGGACTCGGCGATTTTGTGTTACGTTACGGTTACTATCGTTACCTCACTGAAGTGCTGGTTTTCATTATTATCATTCTCATCATTATCGTCACCATTATCCAAGCCGTCGGTGATTTTGTCGCCAAACGTTTGGATAAGCACTAA
- a CDS encoding MetQ/NlpA family ABC transporter substrate-binding protein, giving the protein MKLLKKFFLATALATLIVPVSQAKDPNKDLIIFGATVGDHVDLFKKAVKPVLEKEGYQVKVVEFTDYVRPNKALASGDIDINAFQHKPYLNAFKAANQLDIIDVFSTPNAPLGLYAGKFHQLDEVKDGASVAIPNDPSNGARALILLQDLGWITLKPEIDPLRASVKDIDANPKHLKIIELEAAQIPRARNSVDFAVITGNYATSSGLKITEALFTEQSDAFTNIAAVRSEDANKEWVKDVENAYNAQSVKEWAYKHFPGYRYPAAWSK; this is encoded by the coding sequence ATGAAACTTTTAAAAAAATTCTTCTTAGCCACGGCTTTGGCCACGCTTATCGTGCCTGTTTCTCAAGCCAAAGACCCAAATAAAGACCTGATTATATTTGGTGCCACCGTAGGCGATCACGTAGATTTGTTCAAAAAAGCGGTAAAACCCGTACTTGAAAAAGAGGGTTATCAAGTTAAAGTCGTTGAATTCACCGATTATGTGCGTCCTAATAAAGCACTGGCATCTGGCGACATCGATATTAACGCTTTTCAACACAAGCCTTATTTGAATGCGTTCAAAGCGGCCAATCAACTTGATATTATCGATGTATTCAGCACCCCTAATGCACCTTTAGGCTTGTATGCGGGCAAATTCCATCAGTTAGATGAGGTAAAAGACGGTGCCTCCGTTGCCATCCCTAACGATCCTAGCAATGGGGCTCGTGCTTTGATTCTTTTACAAGATTTAGGCTGGATTACTTTAAAACCTGAAATCGATCCATTAAGAGCCTCTGTTAAAGATATTGACGCTAACCCTAAACATTTAAAAATCATTGAACTTGAAGCGGCTCAAATCCCTCGTGCAAGAAATTCTGTTGATTTTGCTGTGATTACAGGGAACTATGCCACCAGCTCAGGACTTAAAATTACAGAGGCCTTATTTACTGAACAAAGCGATGCCTTTACCAATATTGCCGCTGTTCGTTCAGAAGATGCGAATAAAGAATGGGTCAAAGACGTTGAAAATGCTTATAACGCGCAATCCGTCAAAGAATGGGCTTACAAGCACTTCCCAGGGTATAGATACCCTGCCGCATGGAGCAAATAA
- the glmS gene encoding glutamine--fructose-6-phosphate transaminase (isomerizing), with the protein MCGIVGAISHKNIVNILVDGLKRLEYRGYDSCGVAVLNQKQLTRTRSVKRVSDLEAQVNQLHLSAEIGIAHTRWATHGIPETYNAHPHFSDPDETKARIALVHNGIIENYESIRTSLQEKGRQFVSDTDSEVIAHLIDDMYEGDIFEAVTQAVKRLKGAYSIAVICKDEPEKLIGARFGSPLVVGLGTHENFLASDALALAQVTNQIIYIQDGDIVCLDTEHVIIHDADNHLVQRDVNTVTGHDNAVSLGPYQHYMQKEIFEQPRALGDTLQDILEIDPIIFGDAAPAIFKDTRRIIFLACGTSYYAALTAKYWIESIAKIHCDVEIASEFRYRDPIADPDALVITISQSGETADTLTALAYAKHLGMLKTLTICNVKTSAMVRECTLHFITKAGVEIGVASTKAFTTQLLSLFLLALSLAKSQHRLSIEQENHYLKQIRHLPSAVSSVLNIEPQIKLWANQFANKENALFLGRGIHYPIALEGALKLKEISYIHAEAYPAGELKHGPLALITEQMPVVTVAPNDELLEKLKSNMQEVRARGGKLYIFADADSHIIEQDGTHVIKMPEHYGKLSPILHTVALQLLAYHTAVARGTDVDKPRNLAKSVTVE; encoded by the coding sequence ATGTGCGGTATTGTTGGTGCCATTTCTCATAAAAACATTGTCAATATTTTAGTTGATGGTCTAAAACGCTTAGAGTACAGGGGATATGACTCCTGTGGTGTGGCTGTGCTGAACCAAAAACAGCTCACTCGTACTCGAAGTGTTAAACGAGTCTCCGATCTGGAAGCTCAGGTTAATCAGTTACACCTAAGTGCTGAAATAGGCATTGCCCATACACGTTGGGCCACCCATGGCATCCCCGAAACCTATAATGCTCACCCTCATTTTTCCGATCCCGATGAAACCAAAGCACGTATTGCATTGGTCCACAACGGCATTATCGAAAACTATGAAAGCATTCGCACTTCTTTGCAAGAGAAAGGACGCCAATTCGTCAGTGATACCGATTCAGAAGTCATCGCCCATCTTATTGATGATATGTATGAGGGCGATATTTTTGAGGCCGTTACCCAAGCGGTTAAACGCCTAAAAGGTGCTTATTCTATCGCCGTTATTTGCAAAGACGAGCCAGAAAAATTAATTGGAGCACGCTTTGGTTCCCCTTTAGTGGTGGGACTGGGCACGCATGAAAACTTTTTAGCCTCTGATGCTTTGGCTTTGGCACAGGTCACTAACCAAATTATCTATATTCAGGATGGCGATATTGTCTGTTTAGATACCGAACACGTCATCATTCACGATGCAGATAATCATCTTGTCCAAAGAGACGTTAACACCGTTACTGGCCATGATAATGCCGTGTCGTTAGGCCCTTATCAGCATTACATGCAAAAAGAGATTTTCGAGCAACCGCGTGCATTAGGAGATACTTTACAAGATATTTTGGAGATCGATCCTATTATCTTTGGCGATGCGGCCCCCGCTATTTTTAAAGATACACGACGCATTATTTTCTTGGCTTGTGGTACAAGTTACTACGCGGCACTGACGGCAAAATACTGGATTGAATCGATTGCCAAGATACATTGTGATGTTGAAATTGCCAGTGAATTTCGTTATCGCGATCCCATTGCAGATCCAGACGCTCTGGTCATCACCATCTCTCAATCAGGTGAAACCGCCGATACCTTAACGGCTTTGGCGTATGCGAAACATTTAGGCATGCTTAAAACACTAACAATTTGCAATGTCAAAACCAGTGCGATGGTTCGTGAATGCACCTTACATTTCATCACAAAAGCAGGTGTGGAAATCGGGGTTGCCTCTACTAAAGCCTTTACCACCCAGTTGTTATCTTTGTTTTTGCTCGCCTTATCTTTAGCAAAAAGCCAACATCGTTTAAGCATCGAACAAGAAAATCACTATCTAAAACAGATTCGCCATTTACCTAGTGCCGTCAGTTCGGTGTTGAATATCGAACCCCAAATAAAATTATGGGCTAATCAGTTTGCCAATAAAGAAAACGCCTTGTTCTTAGGGCGTGGCATCCATTACCCTATCGCTTTGGAGGGGGCCTTAAAGCTAAAAGAAATTTCCTATATCCATGCAGAAGCTTATCCTGCAGGCGAGCTAAAACATGGACCATTGGCCTTGATCACCGAACAAATGCCTGTGGTGACCGTGGCACCCAATGATGAGTTACTGGAAAAACTAAAATCTAATATGCAAGAGGTCCGTGCAAGAGGCGGTAAACTCTATATCTTTGCAGATGCCGATAGTCATATCATTGAGCAAGACGGCACTCACGTCATCAAAATGCCTGAACACTATGGCAAACTTTCTCCGATTTTACACACCGTTGCACTACAATTACTGGCCTATCATACAGCGGTTGCACGTGGCACAGATGTCGATAAACCTAGAAACCTAGCCAAAAGCGTGACGGTAGAATAA